GTGATCAAAATTGACATCCAGTGCTGGGTGCAAGGAGATGTTGTACTGGAGTGTGTGCATATGGATTTAGAACCAGAACGAGAGGTTATGATGTTTCGTGTGATGTTCAATACTGCATTTATCAGGTCCAACATACTAATTCTGAACCCTGACAACTTGGATATTCTTTGGGAGGCCAAGAATCATTATCCAAAAGGGTTTCGAGCAGAGGCATGGACCCTTTTGTtcatttctttaaaattttatatgtatatgagAAAATATGGGTGCAGAGGAGAAACAacacaaataaattattaatatatgcgTGCGATTGTGTCTGACTCCCTCCGTTCTTCATGCATTCAGGTTTTGTTTGGAGAAGTTGAGAATGCTTCGCCTCAGAAAGTTCCAACCCCAATAGTAAATGGTAATGAGATTGGTGGCTTGCCCATAGAAGCCTTTTCTAAAGTTCAAGAACTTTTTAGTGGTGTGGATTTGGCTGAAAATGGAGACGATGCTGCTTTTTGGTTGCTGAAACAACTTGCTGCCATAAATGATGCAAAAGAGTTCCGGCACAAAGGgagttattattttaattctCCCGACTCTGAAGAGGAGACCAACACATCTAGTGCCGCGGACAGTTCTGATGAAGGACTTGATGCCACTCATAGACCTCGAGCCTCTCTATCTTTTGATAATGATGAGACAGAAGACATTTCTACATCGTTGGCTCCTGAATCTTCAGAGGAACCTCATGTATTCCCTCGTCGTCAACAGCAAGAAGTTTCAGCGAAGCAAAGTGTCCACCCTTCGACTCTTCCACCTTCTGTCACACTTTTGCCTCCACCGCCACCGCCCCCTCCATTTCCCGTAAACAAAGTTACAAGCATAGGCTCGTTGTCATCCCAACCCCCACCTCCGCCGCCACCTCTCCCTAGTTTCAGCAGTAGAGATCCTCTGACAACATCGCACCAGCCTTTCAACAAAACCCCACCACCTCCTCTACCTTACTGTAGCAGCATTTCTCCACTTTCAgttccacctccaccaccatcCCCACCCCCACCCCCACCACCTTCGTTTGGGAGCACAGGAAATAAACTTCAGGCGCagccacctcctcctcctccgatcCATGCATCTTTGACTAAATGTGCACCCCCACCCCCACAGCCACCTACATCTCATTCTGGTCTTGCTCGTGTTGGCCCATCTTCTGCACCcccaccacctccacctccGCCTCCTAAGGCTAATATTTCAAATGCCCACATGccacctcctccaccacctccacTTCCTCCTTCATCTGCAAAGTTGGGGCCGCCCCCTCCACCCCCACCACATCCTCCTTCATCTGTAAAGTTGGGTGCTCCCCCTccgcctccaccaccaccaccacttccTCCTTCATCTGCAAAGTTGGATGCTCCCCCTccgcctcctccaccaccacgtCCTCCTTCATCTGCAAAGTTGGGTGCTCCCCTTccgcctcctccaccaccacttcCTCCTTCATCTGCAAAGTTGGGTGCGCCCCCTccgcctccaccaccaccacgtcCTCCTTCATCTGCAAAGTTGGGTGCTCCCCCTCCGCCTCCACCACCACTACTATCCAAGACCCTTGCTTCCCCTAGGCCAGCTCTATCCAAGACCCCTGCTCCCCCTCCTCCGCCAGCTTTGGGTCGTGGGACAAGTAGTGGCCCACCACCACTGGGAGCAAAAGGTTTAAATGCACCTCCGCCACCTCCTGCTGCAGGAAGGGGCAGAGCTTCCTCGGGACTTGGAAGAGGCCGAGGTGTAAGTGTGCCTACTGCTGCACCTAAGAGAACCGTGCTAAAGCCTTTGCATTGGTCTAAAGTTACTCGGGCAGCAATAGGTAGTTTATGGGCTGATACTCAGAAACAGGAAAATCAACCACGGTGGGTACCTCTTGCACTTTCTTTCTTTTAGATTGTTTAGCTTGACTTTCACAGTGTCGGAATAATTAATTGAGAATAGTAAAATAAAAGTGATCGGTCGTTCCATTTCTGTCTGCAGTTAGCTTATCTCCCATTAGTTGTTATTGTtgcttaataaataaattttgcgGATCTTCATGACAGTGCCCCTGAAATAGATATATCAGAGCTCGAGAGTCTTTTTTCTGCAGCTTCAGATACGACTGCTAAGAAAAGCACAGGTCGCCGTTCGAGTATCAGCAAACCTGAAAAAGTTCAACTGGTAAGGCAGCTCTGTTTCACCTCTTTACATATCTAACATTTGTTATATGTAAATGCAGTTCTgtaaaatttccaaaatattGCCATGAGTAGGATTTGTTAAGTTGGTATTGCCGACAGCTTTAGACTGCATGAAATAGATAGTTAACTCCATTCTTTGGTTACTATAAGGCTTTGACACTTGATATGCTTTGCAAGTTCCATTTATTCCATTAAATGGGTATTACTATAACTAATATAACGACTATGATTCTTGCCTCTTAGTGTACTTATTCTTTTAGTGCTAAGTGCTaactaactttttttcttttgtattgtATCAGGTTGACCTGCGAAGAGCAAATAACTGTGAAATAATGCTTACGAAAATAAAGATTCCTCTACCAGATATGCTTGTAAGTTTTTGCTGTCAGTATATCCTCCGCTCATTATTTTAGCATTGGAACAATAATGTAAGGTGGATGTTTAGAGTTAACATGTCTTTTTGTAACATTTTACCTAGTTGAATCTCTTTTATATCATGTTTACGTGTATACTAACCGAGAATTTCATATCTATTTCTTATCTTAGAGCGCAGTTCTAGCCTTAGATTCGTCAGTTCTGGACATCGACCAGGTTGAAAATCTCATCAAGTTTTGTCCGACGAAGGAAGAAATGGAATTGTTGAgggtaattttaatttttttttgtcatactTCTCTTGAGTATGTTCTGTTTAGCTTCGAAGCCCTAGTTGCTTTTCCTTGTGAAAGGTTTATCTACTCTGATTTTATTAACCAGCAAGCTCGATCAGAATTGTACCAAAGAAAGATCCTGTTCATATATTCCTTTCAGCTATTCGTTAATACCTAAAGCTAACCCATGCTGTTTATTGTCTTCAGAATTATACTGGTGACAAAGAAATGCTTGGAAAGTGTGAACAGGTTTGTTCCAGTTCTTGAAGCGTTGGATGTTACATGTTCATAACCTTTGTTCTGACTCCTAATTTTGCAAATGTATCAGTTTTTCTTGGAACTAATGAAGGTTCCACGTATAGAAGCAAAGTTACGAGTGTTTGGCTTCAAGATTACCTTTGCTTCTCAGGTATAACTACAAATACTCTCTGCAATTGATCTTTTCTGTCTTCAGACATGTTGTGCTGATTTTATTTATTGCTCTTTTCAGGCGGAAGACTTAAAAAGCTGCCTTACTACAATAAACGCTGCTACTAAAGAGGTATATAGTGGAGGGTGAGATCTTCTAAGTCATGGAAATATACCTCCATCTTGgtaattaagttattattatcATGTTACAGGTGAAGGAGTCTGCAAAGTTGCGTCAGATTATGCAAACAATTTTAACACTGGGAAATGCTCTAAATCAGGGAACTGCAAGAGGTTACATATATAATTCCTATTCATTTGCagtttttatgatatttttttctgtagCATCTTTCGGTAATGTATTGCCTTTTGTGTTGCAGGGTCTGCTGTGGGTTTCAAACTGGATAGTCTTCTTAAATTATCCGACACTCGTGCAAGAAATAACAAAATGACTTTGATGCATTACTTATGCAAGGTAGATGCACATATTTCTCTTATCTCAATAATTCCAGAGTGCAGTTTTGTACTAGAGGTGCATAAAACTGTTTACCCAGTTAGTTTCCTTGGGTGCTATTTTAAGATGAACTtatgtaaattttctttgttacTGTTTAGCTTGTTGGTGAAAAAATGCCAGAGTTGCTGGATTTTGCTAATGACCTTGTTCACTTGGAAGCTGCCTCGAAGGTACCCTTTTTATTCATGCTTGCTTTGCTACGCCCTTCTGCTAGTGCTTGCATTTTCCTTACTAGGTTCTGAAATTGCAGATTGAATTGAAAACATTGGCTGAAGAAATGCAGGCGGCTGATAAAGGCCTTAAAAAGGTTGTGCAAGAACTCGTAGCTTCAGAAAACGATGGTGCAATTTCTCTGGGTTTCCGGAAGGTGAGCTACATGTGAATAGATGTTCATagttttttgctcatatttgttAATTCATCGCAGGCTGATGATAAGATCCACAAAATCTTGGTAGCTGTTCTAAATGAGATGACTTCATTTTTTCAGGTATTGAAGGAGTTTCTTGATATCGCTGAAGCAGAAGTGAGGTTGCTTGCTTCCTTATATAAAGAATCTGTGAGTTATACTATTATTTAGTTACACACACCCTTTGGGACTTCGAAGTCATAATACTGATTTGTAATTTACAGGGAGGAAATGCAGATTCCTTGTGCCAGTACTTCGGTGAGGATCCAGCTCGGTGTCCTTTCGAACAAGGTACATATGCACAAAGTCTATTCTTCTAGATTGGTTAAAGCCATTATTTGATAAATGCATTTCTACTCATCTCCATTGTTACTGTCTGCAGTGACCAAGATTCTGACTCTTTTCATGAAAACGTTCATCAAATCTCGAGAGGAGAATGAAAAACAGGCCGAGGCTGACAAGAAGAAGCTGGAGAAAGATGCAACTAAAGAGGCGCCATTGGCAAACAAAGATAACGAATGATGTTAACCTCCAGAATCCATAGACATGGAACGTTAACAACCCGAGGGTTTCAGACCGATGAAAGATTTGTTTTATAGTACTCGATGTTGCACATACCAAACACGAGCAGAGATCTTTTCCTAGATCATAGACAACTTTGATGATGGAAGTATAAACTCTATATGATCATCACTTCATTCATTGATGTAATCCGAGCTTCGTGTGTATGTCCtagaaaatatttgaaacttGTATATCTTTTTTCaaagaataataattttctttacattCTACTTGTCTGCATAATATAATGCAGAGAAACAATCAGAAGCatttgttgttgttcttcttcttggtctTCTTTGAGCTTGTTTATTTCTTCAGTTTTGCAAAGATGAAGAAGACTCAAGACAGAGCAGAGGAAACTTCATCTCGAGGAGCTTCCACTGGAAGGATAGGAACAGAGAGAGGTGGTGTTCTCTTTGTTACAGTCAATTTCAGTCCTTCTGTAGTGTGTATTGTAGCTCCTGTGGTCATTTTTACCTATCCATCCACAAAAACGAAAGTCAACAAGCCTTTATCTTGTGCGTTGTATTGAGACAAAAGAGGAAGAGTTTGATTAAAGACTATACCGGAGGAGCTCCTGGTGCAGTCTGAAAGTTAAATCTTCGAATAAGCATTGCGATTGCTACCACATTCTACAAACATATCCCAGTTACTATAAGAACATCTGCTAACATGTAATAACTAATAAGTATTGATTGATGTAAATTGTTTCTCTACCTCAAATGAAGCAAACATGTCGCCTATGCATTTCCGCGGGCCTCCACCAAACGGCAAGTAACTGTAGAAGAAAAGTTCACCGATATAAATCAACTCAAGTGGTAAGCAAATCCAGGATCTTTGTACCTGAAGTTCTGGTTTGTCTCATTTGGGTTTGGTCCATCAAGAGGCCATCTCTCTGGATTGAACTCTTCAGCGTCATCCCAATGAAGGGGACTTCGATGTAGATTCCAAACAGAAATGAAGATATCCTCTCCTCTGTCAGTTTTTTTCAAACACAAATAAATCTTCAGAAGTTGCATTCTTAAACACATGCTATTTACCAAAAGCGTATACAAAATGAAAACCATAATGTTTGACCTTTTTATGGGATACGGTCCAAGCTTATCGTTCTCTAGGGAACGACGAATCAGTACTGGTGGTTGTGGATATAATCTCAATGACTGCACCAACCATCAAAGTAAATGGTTAAACCAAATAAGTACAAGATATTCaaattgcttcttctttttttttgtacctCATTCATGACTCGGGTAGTGTATTTCAGCTTCTTCACATCTTCTAAGGTTGGGAATCTATCTCCAATAACAGAATCAACCTACACACAGAACCAAACTGTCTTTTTTTAACATGTCAATGTTCTTGTAAGATCATTTTGCAAGAATTAGATGTATCCATTACCTCTTCTTGAAGTTTGGCCACTACTTTGGGATTCTGCAATTACCAACAAAAGTTataccattttttttatttgggagCAAATTTAACTGTTTGTTGTTATATGTCGACTCTCTTTACCGTTGTAAGAAGATAAAAGGTCCATGTTAAAACCGCAGCTGATGTTTCATGTCCAGCTATAAGCATTGTCATCAAGTCATCACGTAGCTGCTTGCTAGATACCTGAAACAAAGTCCAAGAATCAATTGaagttgataaaaaaactaCTGGAAGAAGACACAGATAGATTGTTACATCGTCTCCTGAAGCCAAGAGAAAGTGAAGGATGCTTGGATCTCTTTCGTTCATGTACTCCTCGTGAAACTGAAGCTCCTCTTCTTCTACCATTCTCTTTAAAGAAAAAAGGATGAGGATCCAAGAGAGAATGAACCAAATTCTTGGACTTATACCTTGCACGTTGCGATCAAATCATTGAGTGTGTCATTGATCAACTTGAGAGAAGTAGCAACTTTCCTCTGACGTGGGGAAATATCTTTCCAGATTGGTATGTCCCAAACAGGAATAGGTGAAACACTTCGATCTTCAGCTTCTCTTAGAACAGTGTAAACTGCCTAAACAAAAAGATAACACAAAAAGCTTTCATTATCGTTAATCCaacaacacacacaaaaaggTAACAAAACTGAAAGCAGAGGAGGGTTCGAACCTCGATCACACCGGTATCATTGGTTAAGGAGTCAAAGTCGTAATTAAAAACCGCCTTGCCGATAATATCAAGCGTCAAACGAGAGAAGAGTGATTCCATCTCTACTTCTTCTCCTGTAGATGCAGCggaatcaagcttctgacaaagcCTATCTGAAGCTTCTCCAAACAAACTGATCATAGCTGCTACATACTAAAACAAACAGAGAAAACGTAAACACAAATGGCTACTACATTCTCCAACTGTCCTTTTTGGTCATAAATTGGGTTACCTTCATATGCAATGCAGGGACGATGGCACGCCTTCTCCTACGCCATATCTCCCCATCAGCAGGTATGAGTCCTTTCCCCATCACAAAATCTAGAATTTCAGCTAGAATCCCCTAAAGATTAACAAGTAGAGACGTATAAGGAAACAAGAACATTGGTTGCTAAATTGTTAGTGTGTTTTGTTTCTTACCTTGGAGTAAGCTTTAGCGTTGTCTTTCAATATATGCTTAGCAATAGAAGGATCCGACACGATCAAGAACGACTACGGACAAAACCAAGAACACATAAGTGATTGGATTCAGAACTATCCCTCAACCAATATAAAGCACAAAACACACACCTTTGGACCAAAGGTCAACCTGAAGATGCCACCGTAAGTAAGGAAAAGCTCATACAAAGGGATGAAGAAAGCTTCGTTGCGGACAGCCTGAATCGACCCTTTAGCCTCCGGAACCTTGGGGTAATCTTCGTTAGCTCCGGTCCAATCAAACATGAAATCAAGAACATTGCTGGGAACTCCAACCTTAGATAAACCATTCTTTACTGTTGATGGGAAGCTTTCACAATgagcaaggaaaaaaaaacaaaaaacaaaagcacATGTCATATTAACAGAACACATAGTTGTGTCTAAAACAATGATTGCAAGCATAAGAATTATCATCAATACTTTAATGTCTAATTTGTTGATTTGAAAACTCACCTGGATTTGCGTACAGTGAAGGCTCCAGAAGCAATCCGAGCAGATAACTCAGCACGACGCTTCTCCTCTTGAAGCTTCTCGATGCTTTTCACTCCATTAGGTACTGAGTTCTCCTCAGAGGGTGAGGGATCTCTTccattagaagaagaagaagaagaagaagagaaaaccaCGAGTTTCGATCTCCGAGAGTAAGTTACTGGTTTAACCGAAACGGGCGTATATGAAAGAGGAAACGCCATAGCCATGAAACCGAATTTGGCTGGAGAAGCCTCAGTTACAGAGCATGAAAccaattcaaaattttgaagaaaaagtgAAGTGGagacgaggaggaggaggaagaagatggtgaGAGAAGTGACGTGTCGCTTTTACTAACGTGTACTCATTATCTCTTCTTTAGTAGTAgtagtaggggttattggtttgTTTAGTAGTACAGGGGTTATTggtttgttgtattttaatggatttgaaaatccgaattaaatctagtgttattggttctatgattttcaaatctgtattaaaatcatgtgttattggtttaatgattcataaattatgtatcaaatcaagtgttattcaatcgtacggatttactaatatatttgattttataatggatttgaatggatttgtttggattttttagttaaaaatacaaagactcaaatccgagggaaaacctcaggatttgcatattttatttggatttataaatactatatggatttctaaatcaatcaaaatatataaaccaataacacgttctaaatcaatcaaaatatataaaccaataacacggTTAACAAATCTTTTCCTAAACACATCTATTCTACGTGTTTTACACGTGCGAACTCTGCGCGTATGTTAAAATGCTTCACGTCTTTCTCATCGTAAATTAGTCAATGTCAATGGCctactttcttttgtttttggacCAAACAGTTCATTACTACTCGAAAGAGTTTTACAACTACTCAGCAGTTCGAATCAATGGCCTCCCATTTTTAAGTCTTGGgtatctttttagtttttatgggCTTTTGTTGACCTAAATTATAATATCAATCGAACCGGTTTATGAACAAACCAACCCGAACCTATTCGACAATGAACCGAACCGGCGTGACTCTTtttattcatattcatattcaaCTTTAGACTTTGATATTCCTTTCCTCCTCTTGTGAAAATCCTTCTTCCTCTGCAAAAGATATTTTCAGAATGATAACTCTAGAATTAGCTATACCTCTAAACTCGCTCCTTCTTTCTACTACCTGCAAAAGTAATATGCCGTTGGAAAAAGATTCCTTTCCTGTAAAatcttttatatactaaagcacaagtcaattaacaaatcaaattttgacaaatgtaaaatgttttatttttttaaaaaagagttTGATTAAATAAATTCATCATCCCTAATTTTCAGCTGCTTCAtcctaaattttctcaaatatcACATTCACGTTGTTGAATTGTCATGATTTcaaaccgttttttttttttcttatataaaatttaatctcTGATTTACTTTCTGCTTTCTTTCCCCCTTTTTCTACCATCTCCATTATCAGTTTTGTTCTCTACGattcttcatatatattttttggagcaattcaaaactttttttatttattgcatgGATTATACTTCAAAATACATTATCAACAAAATTTTAGATAGATGCAGTGGAATTATGGGAAGAGGCTGATACTGGTACTTTGATTTTGAAGAAATTCAATTTTACAGATCATGGAGTTAACAGTTTGGAAAGATGGGATGGAGTATAGACAAAGTTATTCTCGTGGAAAGCCCATAACTACACTCACACTCAAAGATACAAGCATCGGTTTTGGCCAGACAAAAAAAGGTTAGCATGTGTTCCACTCTTAAGTACTTTTCTTTGGTTTGttgattaattttttctttgctggtgtgtttcaaaaaaaatgtgtttgaaaaaatatttcctTTCCTGGATCAGTTATTTTTCAATATTCACCAATGCAATTGATTTCGCCAACGAAACTATTGCTGGACGTATGAGGGAACATGCATTTATGAATCCAGAGGTGAAtttactttaattattttttgtaactgaaatttaattaattaatactggGCAATTCATCATAgctaaataaaaatcaaacaaaagttgtcagttttaatttttaaattaaaaaactatCAGAATAAAAGTTGTgggttaatttttaatttttaaaaatttgtgggttaattttgtttaaatgtgtgctttcttaaaaaatatgttaggtgaattaacaaaaaatgtcACTGAATTATTTTGAAccgcaaaataaaaagaaaataaatttattagatttatcatatttaaagttacattaaattaaattaagtatttattattcattaagaAATTATCGAGTAAATTAAAGTCTCaaataaagtatattttaactatattttatattattgaactctcaaaaataaataaaatatatttcaatgaAGGTGCCTCTAAAATTATGTGATgttcatataatattttaaataatatctaTTCTGATTGAAAAttatgacttttgataaaataattttacaaacaGTAAATTAACCCATGCGTAGCATGGGGGTTACACTAGTTTTGTCTAAAATTGTAAACCATTTTGGTGATATAACAATAAGAACAACGTGCGAAGATACTTTGTATTTATTTGGATGATGGAGAATTCACTAGAGGTGAAGCCTGATTGTTCTACAtgtttctatccaaatatttaaccAGACACTTAAGAATTCCTCTATCAAAATGAACCATCTACTGGATCAATTCGCCCGGATACAACAGATATGTTTTGAGAAATCTCTGGTCGTTACATAGGAGTAGTGGTACAAGATTCTCAGGCTATAACAAGAATCTGAcctttttatgaatcaaaaattCGCTTTGACTCCCAAATTTTAAAGCTAATATGTATATTTCACTTGGTTTCCAAATTCAATAGGAAAAATAACTGTATTTGTCATTTACCTTATACATTTCGTACCTTTAAATTCCCCAACCAAtagaattttgttattttatatctgttatctttaaaaaaaatatatattatcaaattatattatgtttttaaaataaaaaggtaaaaaataaacaaaaaataatagtagttaaatttctttttttcttaatttttttttaacatcatcagcaaaacaataaaccctaaatcataaaccttaaatcctaaaccctaaatcataaaccctaaaccttgaggtaaatcacaaactcttggataaatcctaaacccaataatttatccaagggtttatgatttacccaacggtttagggtttacccaagggtgtagggtttacccaaaggtttagggtaGGCCTAGGCATTTTAACTTGAACCcaaaaacccgaaccaaaaccgaCCTGAAAATACCCGACtcgaaaccaaaccgaaaatttataagtaccttttgggtctaaatttattttacccgaaagaaccagaaccgaaaggaaccgacccgaaaagaaccggaCTCGAAAAGAAcagacccgaatagacccgatccgataagaaccgatttaTACCCgatttaaaaacatgtatatctaaaactatgagtttatgtgttctattttatatttattattttatgatttagttgaaatatcttttgttaaatttttttttattattttgtaacattttaaGTAATCtgaagctttaaaatgtaaaatttagagtttaaaaatgttttattttaatttagtttcatttaagttattttgtaaaattttagatatatatgataaatattgaCTAAATTTGATGGAGTTGAGTATGTCATATCATTTTCAGAttctaaatacccgaacccgaccgtAAACCGATATGGACCTGAAATATTACAGGTATTTTatggatattttaattatagaaccgaaccgacccggacccgagaagaaccgacccgaacccgaaccgaaaatttataagtacctattgggtccAAATGTTTAGGACCCGAAAGACCCGGTCCCgaaaggaaccgacccgaacccgacccgaagacccgaataCCCAGGCCTAaattagggtttacccaagggtttagggttttggggtttaatattttgctaacgacgttaaaaatatttaaaaaaaaatttgtaactattactatttttatttacctttttattttaaaaacataatataatttgacaatatttttttttaaaagatatatttttttaaaagatattgaatatgaaataataaaatcctACTGATTAGTGAACCTAGGAggtgaacccaaaaataatttatgtgcATGCTGCAACCCTTTCATGTTTGATAGAAATTGTACTAGATATGACAAATAAAAGACATGAGCATGCCCATTTTGAGGTGTTTTCTACCAATGGATTAATGAATAGTGTATATATGACTAGTTCGTCAGTTCTAACTACTATTCCCTCCTTTTTAAAAAGatctatgttttagaaaaaaaatattttcaaaagttgtatttatttacatttttaatagtAAATTGTAAACTT
The window above is part of the Brassica napus cultivar Da-Ae chromosome C8, Da-Ae, whole genome shotgun sequence genome. Proteins encoded here:
- the LOC106414822 gene encoding formin-like protein 14 — its product is MSLLSRFFYKRPPDGLLEFADRVYVFDSCFCTEVLPDDLYQIFLHEVINDLHEDFPESSFLAFNFRQGEKKKRSVFAETLCEYDVTVLEYPRHYEGCPLLPLSLIQHFLRVCESWLSRGSRQDVILLHCERGAWPLLAFVLASFLIFRKVHSGERRCLEIVLREAPKGLLQLLSPLNPFPSQLRYLEYVARRNLNPQWPPPERALSLDCVIIRGIPIFDSQYGCRPIIRIFGRSFSSTTGLSTEMLYSMSNIDKPLRLYRQAECEVIKIDIQCWVQGDVVLECVHMDLEPEREVMMFRVMFNTAFIRSNILILNPDNLDILWEAKNHYPKGFRAEVLFGEVENASPQKVPTPIVNGNEIGGLPIEAFSKVQELFSGVDLAENGDDAAFWLLKQLAAINDAKEFRHKGSYYFNSPDSEEETNTSSAADSSDEGLDATHRPRASLSFDNDETEDISTSLAPESSEEPHVFPRRQQQEVSAKQSVHPSTLPPSVTLLPPPPPPPPFPVNKVTSIGSLSSQPPPPPPPLPSFSSRDPLTTSHQPFNKTPPPPLPYCSSISPLSVPPPPPSPPPPPPPSFGSTGNKLQAQPPPPPPIHASLTKCAPPPPQPPTSHSGLARVGPSSAPPPPPPPPPKANISNAHMPPPPPPPLPPSSAKLGPPPPPPPHPPSSVKLGAPPPPPPPPPLPPSSAKLDAPPPPPPPPRPPSSAKLGAPLPPPPPPLPPSSAKLGAPPPPPPPPRPPSSAKLGAPPPPPPPLLSKTLASPRPALSKTPAPPPPPALGRGTSSGPPPLGAKGLNAPPPPPAAGRGRASSGLGRGRGVSVPTAAPKRTVLKPLHWSKVTRAAIGSLWADTQKQENQPRAPEIDISELESLFSAASDTTAKKSTGRRSSISKPEKVQLVDLRRANNCEIMLTKIKIPLPDMLSAVLALDSSVLDIDQVENLIKFCPTKEEMELLRNYTGDKEMLGKCEQFFLELMKVPRIEAKLRVFGFKITFASQAEDLKSCLTTINAATKEVKESAKLRQIMQTILTLGNALNQGTARGSAVGFKLDSLLKLSDTRARNNKMTLMHYLCKLVGEKMPELLDFANDLVHLEAASKIELKTLAEEMQAADKGLKKVVQELVASENDGAISLGFRKVLKEFLDIAEAEVRLLASLYKESGGNADSLCQYFGEDPARCPFEQVTKILTLFMKTFIKSREENEKQAEADKKKLEKDATKEAPLANKDNE
- the LOC106414823 gene encoding protein LUTEIN DEFICIENT 5, chloroplastic, which gives rise to MAMAFPLSYTPVSVKPVTYSRRSKLVVFSSSSSSSSNGRDPSPSEENSVPNGVKSIEKLQEEKRRAELSARIASGAFTVRKSSFPSTVKNGLSKVGVPSNVLDFMFDWTGANEDYPKVPEAKGSIQAVRNEAFFIPLYELFLTYGGIFRLTFGPKSFLIVSDPSIAKHILKDNAKAYSKGILAEILDFVMGKGLIPADGEIWRRRRRAIVPALHMKYVAAMISLFGEASDRLCQKLDSAASTGEEVEMESLFSRLTLDIIGKAVFNYDFDSLTNDTGVIEAVYTVLREAEDRSVSPIPVWDIPIWKDISPRQRKVATSLKLINDTLNDLIATCKRMVEEEELQFHEEYMNERDPSILHFLLASGDDVSSKQLRDDLMTMLIAGHETSAAVLTWTFYLLTTNPKVVAKLQEEVDSVIGDRFPTLEDVKKLKYTTRVMNESLRLYPQPPVLIRRSLENDKLGPYPIKRGEDIFISVWNLHRSPLHWDDAEEFNPERWPLDGPNPNETNQNFSYLPFGGGPRKCIGDMFASFENVVAIAMLIRRFNFQTAPGAPPVKMTTGATIHTTEGLKLTVTKRTPPLSVPILPVEAPRDEVSSALS